One Leucobacter muris DNA segment encodes these proteins:
- a CDS encoding IS256 family transposase, translating into MIDPVTGEIIDQKELAERLLAQAKEQGVSLTGPGGLLSQLTKNVLETALNAELTEHLGHEHGGTPIGENMRNGTRVKTVLTEIGPVEIEVPRDRDGSFEPVIVPKRKRRLDGIDQIVLSLSARGLTTGEIAAHFDEVYGAKVSKDTISRITEKVAGELAEWSSRPLDALYPVIFVDAIVVKVRDGQVRNTPFYVVMGVTVNGERDILGIWAGDGQEGARFWLQVFTELKNRGVEDVLIAVCDGLKGLPEAINTTWEQTVVQQCIVHLIRNSFRYAGRQHRDAIVRSLKPVYTAPSEQAAKDRFEEFAAEWGGRYPAIVQLWKNSWAEFVPFLEYDVEIRRVICTTNAIESINARYRRAVRARGHFPNEAAALKCLYLVTRSLDPTGGGRARWVMRWKPALNAFAITFAGRFEKTTHE; encoded by the coding sequence ATGATTGATCCCGTGACCGGGGAGATCATCGATCAGAAAGAACTCGCAGAACGCTTGCTCGCGCAGGCGAAGGAGCAGGGCGTGAGCCTGACGGGGCCGGGCGGCCTGCTCAGCCAGCTCACGAAGAACGTCCTCGAGACCGCGCTGAATGCCGAGTTGACCGAGCACCTCGGCCACGAGCACGGCGGGACCCCAATCGGCGAGAACATGCGTAACGGGACGCGGGTCAAGACGGTGCTGACAGAGATCGGCCCCGTCGAGATCGAAGTCCCGCGAGATCGAGACGGGTCGTTCGAGCCGGTGATCGTCCCCAAGCGGAAACGCCGACTGGACGGCATCGATCAGATCGTTCTGTCCCTTTCCGCTCGGGGGTTGACGACCGGTGAGATCGCTGCGCATTTCGACGAGGTCTATGGGGCGAAGGTCTCCAAGGACACGATCAGCCGGATCACCGAGAAGGTCGCCGGGGAACTCGCCGAATGGTCGAGCAGGCCGTTGGATGCGCTCTACCCGGTGATCTTCGTCGACGCGATCGTGGTGAAGGTCCGTGACGGGCAGGTGAGGAACACCCCGTTCTATGTCGTGATGGGCGTCACCGTGAACGGGGAACGCGACATCCTCGGCATCTGGGCCGGTGACGGTCAGGAGGGTGCGAGGTTCTGGCTGCAGGTGTTCACCGAGCTGAAGAACCGGGGTGTCGAGGACGTGCTCATCGCGGTCTGCGACGGGCTGAAGGGTCTCCCGGAGGCGATCAACACCACTTGGGAGCAAACGGTCGTCCAGCAGTGCATCGTCCATCTGATCCGCAACAGCTTCCGCTACGCCGGGCGGCAACACCGCGACGCGATCGTCCGTTCCCTCAAACCCGTCTACACGGCCCCGTCGGAGCAGGCGGCGAAGGATCGGTTCGAGGAGTTCGCCGCCGAGTGGGGCGGACGGTATCCGGCGATCGTGCAGCTCTGGAAGAACAGCTGGGCGGAGTTCGTGCCGTTCCTCGAGTATGACGTCGAGATCCGGCGGGTGATCTGCACGACCAACGCGATCGAGTCAATCAACGCTCGCTATCGGCGCGCCGTGAGAGCTCGGGGGCACTTTCCCAACGAGGCCGCCGCGCTGAAATGTCTCTACCTCGTGACGCGGTCGCTTGACCCGACTGGCGGCGGAAGGGCACGCTGGGTGATGAGGTGGAAGCCCGCGCTGAACGCGTTCGCGATCACCTTCGCCGGACGGTTCGAGAAAACCACTCACGAATGA
- a CDS encoding MaoC/PaaZ C-terminal domain-containing protein, which yields MSAAPVFEQLSVGDVVAERESRLTRDSLVRYAGASGDFNPIHYRDDVAQSVGLPGVLAHGMLTMGAAGSVVTDWLGAAAWVADFQSRFTRPVPVDASEGAAIAVTATVAAIDAEARTARIDLKVVFDGSTVLGKAQLLAAFA from the coding sequence ATGAGCGCGGCACCGGTCTTCGAGCAGCTGAGCGTGGGCGACGTGGTCGCCGAGCGCGAGTCGCGCCTCACCCGCGACAGCCTCGTGCGCTACGCGGGCGCATCGGGCGACTTCAACCCCATCCACTACCGCGACGACGTGGCGCAGTCGGTCGGGCTGCCCGGCGTGCTCGCCCACGGCATGCTCACCATGGGGGCGGCCGGTTCGGTCGTCACCGACTGGCTGGGCGCCGCGGCCTGGGTGGCTGACTTCCAGTCGCGCTTCACGCGCCCCGTTCCCGTCGATGCGAGCGAGGGCGCCGCGATCGCGGTCACCGCGACCGTCGCCGCCATCGACGCCGAGGCGCGCACCGCCCGCATCGACCTCAAGGTCGTCTTCGACGGATCGACGGTGCTGGGCAAGGCCCAGCTGCTGGCGGCGTTCGCGTGA
- a CDS encoding MaoC family dehydratase N-terminal domain-containing protein, with protein sequence MVNPEIQGRVYPPTAPYLVGREKVREFARAVQSDSPLHLDPEAARAAGYADVVAPPTFAVVVQESTLAQLLADEEAGVDFSRVVHGDQRFSYTRPIVAGDELTATLTIAAVKQLGGNSMVTASSSISDASGAHVVTAISTLVVRGEDA encoded by the coding sequence GTGGTGAATCCAGAGATCCAAGGCCGGGTGTACCCGCCGACCGCCCCGTATCTGGTGGGTCGCGAGAAGGTGCGCGAGTTCGCGCGCGCCGTGCAGAGCGACTCCCCGCTGCACCTCGACCCCGAGGCCGCCCGCGCCGCCGGGTACGCCGACGTCGTGGCGCCCCCCACCTTCGCCGTGGTGGTGCAGGAGTCGACGCTGGCCCAGCTGCTCGCCGACGAAGAAGCGGGCGTCGATTTCTCGCGCGTCGTGCACGGGGATCAGCGCTTCAGCTACACCCGCCCGATCGTCGCGGGCGACGAGCTGACCGCGACCCTCACGATCGCCGCGGTCAAGCAGCTCGGCGGCAACTCGATGGTCACGGCGTCGAGCAGCATCTCCGACGCCTCCGGAGCGCACGTGGTCACAGCGATCTCGACGCTCGTGGTGAGAGGGGAAGACGCATGA